In a single window of the Alphaproteobacteria bacterium LSUCC0684 genome:
- a CDS encoding sodium:solute symporter family protein: MLKLDGGFIQNLGRVYGLYTLGFLGFVILMAILEVAGVSNTVIGWLFVAFTVVIYAFIGVLSRTMESSQYYVAGREVPAVFNGMATAADWMSGASFIAMAGGIYLNGYPYMAFLVGWTGGYVLVASLIAPFLRKFGCYTVPDFIGTRYGGNLARLFAVIILVVASFTYVTAQITGTGIVASRALQIPFELGVWIGLAGILFCSMLGGMRAVTWTQVAQYIVLIIAYVIPVFWMSNKLGYGLIPHLAQFDAVNRVQELEALHSVKTLLPTADAQAQAGGLAALKVGINDAAATPMAKWKFFTLVLCMMAGTASLPHVLMRYFTTASVRAARQSVGWSLLFICLLYLTAPALATFTKLSLLDPTVATSIIGKSVAEVSNLEWIQKWSSVGFLKIIDGNGDGLIQINEFFMKGDIVVLATPEMAGLPYVISGLVAAGGLAAAMSTADGLLLAIANALSHDLYYKIIDPKAETKTRLLVARALLLVVGAAGAFVASMKLTGILGAVAWAFCFANSGLFFPLVLGVWWKRANRAGALAGMIGGFGAGAAYLYYVQFAGGTPWLGLDGLRFGMIGMPVSLILMIIVSLMTEEPDAETQKMVEEIRVPGGKTLLDADH, translated from the coding sequence ATGCTGAAACTCGATGGTGGTTTTATCCAAAACCTTGGCCGAGTCTACGGGTTGTATACCCTTGGATTTCTCGGCTTCGTAATCCTGATGGCGATCCTTGAAGTCGCCGGTGTCTCCAATACAGTAATCGGCTGGCTTTTCGTTGCCTTCACCGTGGTCATCTACGCCTTTATCGGCGTCTTGTCGCGGACGATGGAATCAAGCCAGTATTATGTGGCCGGACGTGAAGTCCCTGCCGTATTCAACGGGATGGCAACAGCGGCGGACTGGATGTCCGGTGCGTCGTTCATCGCGATGGCCGGCGGGATCTATCTTAATGGCTATCCCTATATGGCATTCCTGGTGGGCTGGACCGGCGGTTACGTGCTGGTGGCCTCGCTCATCGCGCCATTCCTGCGCAAGTTCGGCTGTTACACCGTGCCGGACTTTATCGGTACACGTTATGGCGGCAACCTTGCCCGTCTCTTCGCCGTGATCATTCTGGTGGTGGCTTCCTTCACCTATGTGACGGCACAGATCACCGGCACCGGGATCGTCGCATCCCGTGCGCTCCAGATTCCATTTGAACTCGGGGTATGGATCGGTCTTGCCGGGATCCTGTTCTGTTCCATGCTTGGCGGTATGCGCGCCGTGACATGGACTCAGGTGGCCCAGTATATCGTGCTGATCATCGCCTATGTCATTCCGGTGTTCTGGATGTCCAACAAGCTTGGCTATGGTCTCATTCCGCATCTGGCCCAGTTTGATGCGGTCAACCGGGTGCAGGAACTCGAAGCCCTGCACAGCGTCAAGACCCTGCTGCCAACAGCTGATGCCCAGGCTCAGGCTGGCGGACTTGCAGCACTGAAGGTCGGGATCAACGATGCCGCAGCAACACCGATGGCCAAATGGAAGTTCTTCACCCTCGTGCTCTGCATGATGGCGGGAACGGCGTCACTGCCTCACGTGCTGATGCGTTACTTCACGACAGCTTCAGTCCGGGCTGCACGTCAGTCCGTGGGCTGGTCGCTTCTCTTCATCTGCCTTCTTTACCTGACGGCACCTGCGCTTGCGACCTTCACCAAACTGTCGCTGCTGGACCCGACTGTTGCAACCAGCATCATCGGCAAATCGGTGGCGGAAGTCTCTAATCTTGAGTGGATCCAGAAATGGAGCAGCGTCGGCTTCCTGAAGATCATTGACGGCAATGGCGATGGCCTGATCCAGATCAATGAATTCTTCATGAAAGGTGATATCGTGGTGCTGGCCACGCCTGAAATGGCAGGTCTGCCTTACGTGATCTCCGGGCTTGTTGCCGCAGGTGGTCTGGCCGCAGCCATGTCCACGGCGGATGGTCTGCTTCTGGCTATCGCCAACGCCCTTTCGCATGATCTCTACTACAAGATCATTGATCCGAAGGCGGAAACCAAGACTCGCCTGCTGGTGGCCCGTGCGCTGCTGCTGGTGGTTGGTGCCGCCGGTGCCTTTGTGGCTTCCATGAAGCTGACAGGTATCCTCGGTGCGGTGGCCTGGGCGTTCTGCTTTGCCAATTCCGGTCTGTTCTTCCCGCTGGTCCTCGGTGTCTGGTGGAAGCGGGCCAACCGTGCCGGTGCGCTGGCCGGGATGATTGGCGGCTTTGGTGCTGGTGCTGCATATCTCTATTATGTGCAGTTCGCCGGCGGCACACCCTGGCTTGGCCTTGATGGTCTGCGCTTCGGGATGATCGGCATGCCGGTCAGCCTGATCCTGATGATCATTGTCAGCCTGATGACCGAAGAGCCGGATGCCGAAACCCAGAAGATGGTTGAAGAAATCCGTGTTCCGGGTGGCAAGACTCTTCTGGACGCCGATCACTAA
- a CDS encoding DUF4212 domain-containing protein produces the protein MSKSSSSDRELHWQKTKLLTVITLIIWYFFSFEIHLWADALNTAGFPGGYFMAGQGAQVAFAILVFWFARQQDKIDAEHGVAE, from the coding sequence ATGAGTAAATCATCCTCAAGTGATCGCGAACTCCACTGGCAGAAAACAAAGCTGCTGACCGTGATCACTCTAATCATCTGGTATTTCTTTTCGTTTGAAATCCATCTCTGGGCTGACGCACTGAATACCGCCGGCTTCCCCGGTGGATATTTCATGGCTGGCCAGGGTGCACAGGTTGCCTTTGCTATTCTCGTCTTCTGGTTTGCACGCCAGCAGGACAAGATCGACGCCGAACATGGCGTAGCCGAATAA
- the ettA gene encoding energy-dependent translational throttle protein EttA has translation MANPQYVYTMSRLSKTWPGGKEVLKDISLSFLPGAKIGVLGINGAGKSTLLRIMAGVETEYQGEAWAADGIKIGYLPQEPELDKELNVLENVMLGMGEAKQLVDRFNEISARFGEEMSDDEMNALIMEQGELQEKIDAADAWDLERKASIAMDALRLPPSDWGVENLSGGEKRRVALCQLLLSAPEILLLDEPTNHLDAESVAWLQRFLHDFPGTVVTITHDRYFLDEVAGWILELDRGHGIPYQGNYSGWLEQKQKRLEQEGRTEEARNRVLARELEWVRSAPRARQAKSKARLQAYEQLLEQQHEAHGEAARIHIPPGPRLGNVVIEASGLNKAFGEKLLIDNLDFRLPPGGIVGVVGPNGAGKTTLFRMLTGQDKPDAGELRVGETVKMAYVDQSRDALDGSKTVWEVISDGHDEIELGKRVVASRAYVGQFNFRGSDQQKRVGQLSGGERNRVHLARMLKSGCNLLLLDEPTNDLDVDTLRALEEALLEFGGCAVVITHDRWFLDRIATHILAFEGNSHVEWFEGNWQSYEEDRRRRLGASADQPTRIKYKPISR, from the coding sequence ATGGCCAATCCCCAATATGTCTACACCATGAGCCGCCTGAGCAAGACCTGGCCCGGGGGCAAGGAAGTGCTGAAGGACATTTCCCTGTCTTTTCTGCCCGGGGCAAAGATCGGGGTGCTCGGGATCAACGGGGCGGGGAAATCCACCCTGCTCAGGATCATGGCCGGGGTTGAGACGGAATATCAGGGTGAAGCCTGGGCCGCGGACGGGATCAAGATCGGCTATCTGCCGCAGGAGCCGGAGCTGGACAAGGAGCTCAATGTGCTTGAAAACGTCATGCTCGGCATGGGCGAGGCAAAGCAGCTGGTGGACCGGTTTAACGAGATCAGCGCCCGTTTCGGCGAAGAGATGAGCGATGATGAAATGAACGCGCTCATCATGGAGCAGGGTGAGCTTCAGGAAAAGATCGATGCCGCCGATGCCTGGGACCTCGAGCGCAAGGCGTCGATTGCCATGGATGCCCTGCGGCTGCCGCCATCGGACTGGGGGGTGGAAAACCTCTCCGGCGGGGAGAAGAGGCGTGTTGCCCTCTGCCAGCTTCTGCTGAGCGCGCCGGAAATCCTGCTGCTCGACGAGCCGACAAACCACCTCGATGCCGAGAGTGTCGCCTGGCTGCAGCGTTTCCTCCATGATTTTCCCGGCACCGTGGTCACCATCACCCATGACCGGTATTTTCTCGATGAGGTGGCAGGCTGGATTCTCGAACTTGATCGCGGCCATGGCATCCCGTATCAGGGCAATTATTCAGGCTGGCTTGAGCAGAAACAGAAACGGCTCGAACAGGAAGGCCGTACCGAAGAGGCACGCAACCGGGTTCTGGCCCGGGAGCTCGAATGGGTGCGTTCGGCACCGCGGGCGCGGCAGGCCAAATCCAAGGCACGTCTGCAGGCCTATGAACAGCTTCTTGAACAGCAGCATGAAGCCCATGGCGAGGCGGCACGTATCCATATTCCGCCCGGGCCAAGGCTTGGCAATGTCGTGATCGAGGCCAGCGGCCTCAACAAGGCATTCGGGGAGAAACTGCTGATCGACAACCTCGATTTCCGCCTGCCGCCCGGGGGGATTGTCGGGGTGGTCGGCCCGAACGGGGCCGGCAAGACAACGCTCTTCCGGATGCTCACCGGGCAGGACAAACCGGATGCGGGCGAGCTGCGTGTCGGGGAAACCGTCAAGATGGCGTATGTGGACCAGTCCCGGGACGCGCTCGACGGCAGCAAGACGGTCTGGGAAGTCATTTCAGATGGCCATGACGAGATCGAACTGGGCAAGCGCGTGGTGGCCTCAAGGGCATATGTCGGGCAATTCAATTTCCGGGGCAGCGATCAGCAGAAACGTGTCGGGCAGCTTTCCGGCGGTGAGCGAAACCGGGTTCATCTCGCAAGGATGCTCAAATCCGGCTGCAATCTGCTGCTTCTTGACGAGCCGACCAATGATCTTGACGTCGATACGCTTAGGGCGCTTGAAGAAGCGTTGCTTGAATTCGGCGGATGCGCGGTGGTGATCACCCACGATCGCTGGTTCCTTGACCGGATCGCGACGCATATTCTGGCTTTTGAGGGCAACAGCCATGTCGAATGGTTTGAGGGCAACTGGCAATCCTATGAGGAAGATCGGCGTCGCCGCCTCGGGGCCAGCGCGGATCAACCCACCCGGATCAAGTACAAGCCGATCAGCAGATAA
- a CDS encoding phospholipid-binding protein MlaC, giving the protein MTESFPATSLFRFGRVILLVATALSFSAMASADSRLEKSVELVDALVGDIMTVVGSDPTPAKVRMETERIIDTYFDYDIIARFAAGNAWRSATDAEKTAYLKAFREILLSLAETQFDYFNSLEYASRGATEKGSKLVVVHGEIRDKTGELPNTNVSWRIRTRPDQPPRIIDIEVENISMLITQQQENTAIINSNGGAFQALIDSLNTQAMEIRAAAASTPN; this is encoded by the coding sequence ATGACAGAGTCGTTTCCAGCAACCAGTCTTTTTCGATTTGGCCGGGTGATCCTGCTGGTGGCCACCGCCCTCTCTTTCTCTGCCATGGCCAGCGCCGATTCCAGGCTGGAAAAAAGCGTGGAACTGGTCGATGCGCTGGTCGGCGATATCATGACGGTGGTGGGATCGGACCCGACCCCGGCGAAAGTCCGGATGGAAACCGAACGCATCATCGACACCTATTTTGATTATGACATCATCGCCCGTTTTGCCGCGGGCAATGCCTGGCGCAGCGCGACCGATGCGGAAAAAACAGCCTATCTCAAGGCATTTCGTGAAATTCTTCTGTCTCTCGCCGAAACCCAGTTCGACTATTTCAACTCTCTTGAATACGCATCCAGGGGCGCGACAGAAAAGGGCAGCAAACTCGTTGTTGTTCACGGGGAGATCCGCGACAAAACCGGTGAACTTCCCAATACGAACGTCTCCTGGCGCATCCGGACACGGCCGGATCAGCCGCCGCGCATCATTGACATCGAAGTTGAAAATATCTCCATGCTGATCACCCAGCAGCAGGAAAATACCGCCATCATCAACAGCAATGGCGGGGCATTTCAGGCCTTGATCGACAGCCTCAACACCCAGGCCATGGAGATCAGGGCCGCCGCCGCTTCAACCCCGAACTAG
- a CDS encoding VacJ family lipoprotein, whose protein sequence is MRQILLTLIAGLTLSLAGCAGTPDNLVSDSRDPYEATNRKIYAFNMGVDDLVLEPAAKGYRKLPSPVRTGLTNHVTWTSYPGTAVNSALQGKVENAALATIHFLMNSLTLGFVDLVEDDEPEREDFGQTLAFWSAPEGPYIMAPLFGPGTVRSHTGLIVDILTNPLGQLGEPALETVQLIGAPAGAVTFRGNNFDQINEVKYNALDPYAKTRSIFLQFREGQINDGDTSAPSAADTEFDQFFSDQKE, encoded by the coding sequence GTGCGGCAGATACTTCTCACGCTTATAGCAGGGTTAACCTTGTCTCTGGCTGGTTGCGCCGGAACACCGGACAATCTTGTGAGCGATTCCCGCGACCCTTATGAAGCCACCAACCGCAAGATCTACGCCTTCAACATGGGGGTGGATGACCTGGTGCTTGAACCTGCGGCAAAAGGGTATCGCAAACTGCCTTCCCCGGTGCGCACCGGCCTGACCAACCACGTCACCTGGACATCCTATCCGGGCACGGCGGTGAACTCCGCCTTGCAGGGCAAGGTTGAAAACGCTGCTCTTGCCACTATACATTTCCTCATGAACAGCCTGACCCTCGGCTTTGTCGATCTTGTCGAAGATGACGAACCCGAGCGGGAGGATTTCGGCCAGACTCTCGCCTTTTGGAGCGCCCCTGAAGGCCCGTATATCATGGCCCCCCTGTTCGGCCCGGGCACCGTGCGGAGTCACACAGGTCTGATCGTCGATATCCTGACCAACCCGCTCGGCCAGCTTGGTGAGCCGGCATTGGAGACGGTCCAGCTCATCGGTGCACCCGCCGGCGCGGTGACGTTCCGGGGCAATAATTTTGACCAGATCAATGAGGTCAAATACAACGCCCTTGATCCATACGCAAAGACGCGCTCGATCTTTCTTCAGTTCCGGGAAGGCCAGATCAACGACGGCGATACCTCCGCCCCGAGCGCGGCCGATACCGAATTTGACCAGTTTTTCAGTGATCAGAAAGAATGA
- a CDS encoding ATP-dependent helicase, producing the protein MVQDVLSAVSDDISRPWLQGLNPAQLEAIQHLDGPLLVLSGAGTGKTRVLTSRLAHLLATGAAKPWNILAVTFTNKAAREMKERVAAMIGPAVEQVWFGTFHALAARILRRHAECVGLKSNFTILDTDDQLRLIKQLLEAAGLDPKRFPPRMLLATISRWKDKGLTPDKVSPAEEIELGEGTGIDLYRQCQRRLLELNACDFGDLLLHNLTVFNENPDILAEYHGRITHLMVDEYQDTNLAQYLWIRLLAQKNRNICCVGDDDQSIYGWRGAEIGNMLKFGEVYPEAVTIRLEQNYRSTGHILEAASALIANNETRLGKSLYTSIEKGEPIDVSGYWDGMSEARGVADTIESLIRKGEAGYDEMAVLVRAGFQTREFEERFIQIGLPYRVVGAKFYERQEIRDAVAYLRVIAQPADDLAFERIINTPRRGIGAATIQTIHQLARSRQMPMLAAAEMLLGTDELKAAARRNLALIVNMFAHWRKDTETLPHTELAMKVLDESGYTAMWQAQKTPEAEGRLENLKELVSAMESFDSLGGFLEHISLVMDGENTGAEGEVTLMTLHAAKGLEFDVVFLPGWEEGIFPSQRTLDEKGGAGLEEERRLAYVGITRARRRLHISYASSRRVHGLWQSAVPSRFMAELPGENIREETEQGMIPATGAAINTDFSQLTPTAASGYGPGWARLKERQRNGLAPARAPAEHSPGLVGASAFQPGDRVFHQKFGNGDVMSVDGDKLSIAFDKAGDKKVVAGFVTLVRKGG; encoded by the coding sequence ATGGTTCAAGATGTTCTTTCGGCAGTCTCCGATGATATATCCCGCCCCTGGCTTCAGGGGCTCAACCCCGCGCAGCTTGAGGCGATTCAGCATCTTGATGGCCCGCTTCTGGTGCTTTCGGGCGCGGGAACAGGCAAGACACGCGTCCTGACCTCCCGGCTTGCCCATCTTCTTGCCACGGGTGCTGCCAAGCCCTGGAATATCCTTGCCGTCACCTTCACGAACAAGGCGGCGCGGGAAATGAAGGAGCGCGTGGCCGCGATGATTGGCCCGGCGGTCGAGCAGGTCTGGTTCGGCACATTCCATGCCCTTGCGGCGCGGATTCTCCGGCGTCATGCGGAATGCGTCGGGCTGAAATCAAATTTCACCATCCTTGATACCGATGACCAGCTTCGCCTGATCAAGCAACTGCTGGAGGCGGCCGGGCTTGACCCGAAGCGATTCCCGCCGCGGATGCTGCTGGCCACGATCAGCCGCTGGAAGGACAAGGGGCTGACGCCGGATAAAGTCAGCCCGGCGGAAGAAATCGAGCTTGGCGAAGGGACGGGGATTGATCTCTATCGCCAGTGCCAGCGCCGACTTCTGGAGCTCAATGCCTGTGATTTTGGTGATCTGCTGCTTCATAATCTGACGGTTTTCAATGAAAACCCGGATATTCTGGCGGAATATCACGGCCGTATCACGCATCTGATGGTCGATGAGTATCAGGATACCAATCTTGCCCAGTATCTGTGGATCCGGCTTCTGGCGCAGAAAAACCGCAATATCTGCTGCGTCGGTGATGATGATCAGTCGATTTACGGCTGGCGCGGGGCCGAAATCGGCAACATGCTCAAATTCGGGGAGGTCTACCCGGAAGCGGTGACGATCCGGCTTGAGCAGAATTACCGATCCACCGGGCATATTCTCGAAGCGGCTTCTGCCCTCATCGCCAATAACGAGACCCGGCTTGGCAAATCTCTATATACCAGCATCGAGAAAGGCGAGCCGATCGATGTATCGGGGTACTGGGACGGCATGAGCGAAGCCCGCGGTGTGGCCGATACGATCGAAAGCCTCATCCGGAAGGGTGAGGCCGGCTATGATGAAATGGCTGTCCTTGTCCGGGCCGGATTCCAGACACGGGAATTCGAGGAACGGTTCATCCAGATCGGCCTGCCGTATCGCGTTGTCGGCGCGAAATTCTATGAACGGCAGGAAATCCGTGATGCGGTCGCGTATCTGCGGGTGATTGCGCAGCCCGCGGATGACCTGGCCTTTGAGCGTATCATCAACACGCCCCGGCGCGGCATCGGCGCCGCCACGATCCAGACCATTCACCAACTTGCCCGCAGCCGGCAGATGCCGATGCTGGCGGCGGCGGAAATGCTGCTCGGCACCGATGAGCTCAAGGCGGCGGCGCGGCGCAACCTTGCCCTGATCGTCAACATGTTCGCGCATTGGAGAAAGGATACCGAAACCCTGCCGCATACCGAGCTTGCGATGAAGGTGCTGGACGAGTCCGGCTATACGGCCATGTGGCAGGCCCAGAAAACCCCCGAAGCCGAAGGCAGACTCGAAAACCTGAAGGAACTTGTCTCAGCCATGGAGAGTTTTGACAGTCTCGGCGGGTTTCTTGAACATATCTCGCTGGTCATGGATGGCGAGAATACCGGTGCCGAAGGCGAGGTCACGCTGATGACACTCCACGCCGCCAAAGGGCTCGAGTTCGATGTTGTCTTCCTGCCCGGGTGGGAGGAGGGTATCTTTCCTTCCCAGCGCACCCTCGACGAGAAAGGTGGTGCGGGCCTTGAGGAAGAACGTCGCCTTGCCTATGTCGGCATCACCCGGGCGCGGCGCCGGCTGCATATTTCCTATGCGTCCTCAAGACGTGTGCACGGGCTCTGGCAAAGCGCTGTTCCATCTCGGTTTATGGCCGAACTCCCCGGAGAAAATATCCGCGAGGAGACCGAACAGGGCATGATCCCGGCAACGGGGGCGGCGATCAATACCGATTTTTCACAACTGACGCCGACAGCGGCATCGGGATACGGGCCCGGATGGGCGCGGCTCAAGGAACGCCAGCGCAACGGCCTTGCCCCGGCGCGGGCTCCGGCGGAACACAGCCCCGGTCTTGTGGGCGCATCTGCCTTTCAGCCTGGTGACCGCGTCTTTCATCAGAAATTCGGCAATGGCGATGTCATGTCGGTGGATGGCGACAAGCTCAGCATCGCTTTTGACAAGGCGGGAGATAAAAAGGTGGTGGCAGGATTTGTCACCCTGGTCCGGAAGGGGGGCTGA
- a CDS encoding 50S ribosomal protein L11 methyltransferase encodes MSALWQISFTVSDQADAFAEMVEAAAETEAVTLHRARDEDPWMICIISTEAPERERVQAALDAAAAITGQAASALEIARLPARDWLSENRKSFPPLDIGCFWIYGSHITVPVPDGKIGICLDAGQAFGSGTHGTTHGCITMLEKHLPAGNAPRIADIGCGSGILAVAAAKLRPGATVIAVDNDPVAVKVAAQNARDNAVDGVITAGVSDGYRDDLVQGAGPYDMILANILPGPLVEMAADAAACLAADGVLILSGLLEDQAEEVIKAHAGHGLELKDEVIFHGWSALVMEHGRNAR; translated from the coding sequence ATGTCGGCGTTGTGGCAGATCAGCTTTACGGTGTCGGATCAGGCCGATGCTTTTGCCGAAATGGTCGAGGCCGCGGCAGAAACCGAAGCCGTGACCCTTCATCGTGCCCGCGACGAAGACCCCTGGATGATTTGCATCATCTCTACCGAAGCACCGGAAAGAGAGAGAGTTCAAGCAGCGCTTGACGCCGCCGCCGCCATCACGGGGCAGGCTGCCAGCGCCCTTGAAATTGCCCGACTGCCGGCAAGAGACTGGCTGAGCGAGAATCGCAAATCCTTCCCGCCGCTCGATATCGGCTGCTTCTGGATTTATGGCAGTCACATAACAGTGCCGGTGCCGGATGGAAAGATCGGGATCTGTCTTGATGCCGGTCAGGCGTTTGGCTCCGGCACCCATGGAACCACCCATGGCTGTATCACCATGCTGGAAAAGCATCTGCCCGCGGGCAATGCCCCGCGCATCGCCGATATCGGCTGCGGCAGCGGGATTCTGGCCGTGGCCGCCGCCAAGCTCCGCCCCGGGGCAACGGTCATTGCGGTGGATAATGACCCGGTTGCGGTGAAGGTCGCAGCCCAGAACGCGCGGGATAACGCGGTGGATGGCGTAATCACGGCAGGTGTCTCCGATGGCTACAGGGATGATCTGGTGCAGGGGGCAGGCCCTTATGATATGATCCTGGCCAATATCCTGCCGGGCCCGCTTGTCGAGATGGCCGCTGATGCGGCGGCATGCCTTGCCGCGGATGGCGTGCTGATCCTCTCTGGATTGCTCGAAGATCAGGCAGAAGAGGTTATCAAGGCACATGCCGGGCATGGGCTTGAGCTCAAAGATGAGGTGATCTTTCACGGCTGGTCCGCGCTGGTGATGGAACACGGAAGAAATGCAAGATGA
- a CDS encoding aminopeptidase P family protein: MSRTLKTLRERLKKERLDAFLIPRGDCFSGEEVPASDERLAHVSGFTGSAGTAVVTPDQAALFSDGRYTLQMQVQTSDDWQTFTVPERSTTDWIREHVKGGRLGFDPWLMTVDQHRMYETALKPEGIRLRPVSANPIDLDWADRPPPPASKAWGFSPAVAGAGRGEKIERTINAMKKANPAAAAMIISDPASLAWLLNIRGGDLAHTPVILAFALLSASGEVTIFADAGRFDEIDQDHLAFAAPGQLSAILSGQKGSVMVDPSTCPVAIWQMLGAAPIEAVLPIVAMKAEKTSAEADGFRAAHQRDAVAMIRFLAWFDDTLRQAQPRETEVAEKLIEFRQQEDGFLSPSFASICGGGANGAIVHYRAVAGQDQPVPRDNLCLIDSGGQYRDATTDITRTVATGTPSDEMAEAYTHVLRAHIALDRTRFPHGTTGMQLDAITRAPLWQQGMDYDHGTGHGVGCCLGVHEGPASISRRGAAQIRPGMVLSNEPGYYVTGGFGIRTENLVLVVEGDDGNLEFEALTLVPFDRRLIRPELMSEAETEWVDAYHERVRREISPLVARRGDARAEAWLAEFTAPLGRGN; encoded by the coding sequence ATGAGCAGAACGCTGAAGACATTGAGGGAGAGGCTCAAAAAAGAACGCCTTGATGCGTTCCTGATCCCGCGCGGGGACTGTTTTTCCGGCGAGGAAGTGCCGGCTTCCGACGAGCGCCTTGCCCATGTCAGCGGGTTCACGGGCTCAGCCGGAACGGCGGTGGTCACCCCAGATCAGGCGGCGCTTTTCAGCGATGGCCGCTATACGCTCCAGATGCAGGTGCAGACATCCGATGACTGGCAGACATTTACCGTGCCGGAACGCTCGACGACGGACTGGATCAGGGAACATGTCAAGGGCGGCAGGCTGGGGTTTGACCCCTGGCTCATGACCGTGGACCAGCATCGCATGTATGAAACCGCGCTCAAGCCTGAAGGGATCCGTCTCAGGCCGGTTTCCGCCAACCCGATTGATCTTGACTGGGCAGATCGGCCGCCGCCTCCCGCCAGCAAGGCCTGGGGGTTTTCACCCGCTGTTGCCGGGGCTGGCCGGGGCGAGAAAATCGAGCGGACCATCAACGCCATGAAGAAGGCGAATCCCGCCGCCGCCGCCATGATCATCAGTGATCCGGCGTCGCTGGCGTGGCTCCTGAACATCCGGGGGGGCGACCTTGCCCATACCCCGGTTATCCTGGCCTTTGCCCTTCTCAGCGCTTCAGGTGAGGTAACGATCTTTGCCGATGCCGGGCGATTCGATGAGATCGATCAGGACCATCTTGCCTTTGCCGCACCTGGCCAGCTTTCGGCGATCTTGTCAGGGCAGAAGGGCAGCGTCATGGTTGATCCATCCACCTGCCCGGTTGCGATCTGGCAGATGCTCGGTGCAGCGCCCATCGAAGCGGTGCTGCCGATCGTGGCGATGAAGGCCGAGAAGACAAGCGCGGAAGCCGACGGGTTCCGGGCCGCCCATCAACGTGATGCCGTGGCGATGATCCGCTTTCTTGCCTGGTTTGACGATACCCTCCGGCAAGCCCAGCCAAGAGAGACCGAGGTGGCGGAGAAACTGATCGAATTCAGGCAGCAGGAAGACGGCTTTCTCAGCCCCAGTTTTGCCAGTATCTGCGGCGGTGGCGCCAATGGCGCGATTGTTCACTACCGGGCTGTAGCGGGGCAGGACCAGCCTGTTCCGAGGGACAATCTCTGCCTCATTGACAGCGGCGGCCAGTATCGTGATGCCACCACCGATATCACCCGGACGGTGGCGACCGGTACACCCAGCGACGAGATGGCGGAGGCCTATACCCATGTTCTGCGCGCGCATATCGCCCTTGACAGGACGCGATTCCCCCATGGCACGACAGGAATGCAGCTCGATGCCATCACCCGCGCGCCGCTGTGGCAGCAGGGCATGGATTACGATCACGGCACCGGTCATGGGGTCGGGTGCTGCCTCGGCGTGCATGAAGGGCCGGCCAGCATTTCCAGGCGAGGCGCCGCCCAGATCCGCCCCGGGATGGTGCTGTCAAACGAACCGGGCTACTATGTGACGGGTGGCTTCGGCATCCGGACGGAAAATCTTGTTCTTGTGGTCGAGGGCGACGACGGCAATCTTGAATTTGAAGCGCTCACGCTGGTGCCTTTTGACCGGCGCCTGATCCGGCCTGAACTGATGAGCGAGGCGGAGACTGAATGGGTTGATGCGTATCACGAAAGAGTGCGGCGGGAGATCAGCCCCCTTGTGGCGCGGCGCGGTGATGCAAGGGCGGAGGCCTGGCTTGCCGAATTCACGGCTCCGCTCGGGCGGGGCAACTAA